The bacterium genome contains the following window.
AAAAAAAGGACATATTGGCTTTACTATACATGATGTTTTAAATAAATATGTACTTGACCCTGAAACAGTACTAAAACAGGTTAATTTTTAGATTTTAAATAATTCAAAATCCCATCAGCAATTGCACGTGCTGTCTCATCTTTTCTTTCATCAGTAAGTAATGAACAGCGCTCAGCATCATTTGAGATGTATCCGATTTCTGCTAATATAGCAGGTACTTCTGTATTTCTGATAACATAGAACCTTGCGGTTTTAATTCCTCTGTCTGGAGAATTAATACTACTTACAAGTTTTGAATGAACAATTTGAGCCAGTTCTTTGCTTTGCGGAGTATAATAATAAGTTTCAAGACCTCTTGCCGAAGGGCTTTCTGAAGAATTTATATGTATACTTACGAAAGCATCAGGGATTTCCGTATTTGTAATAATTGTCCTTTGTTTTAGAGAAACAGTTTCATCACCTTCTCTTGTCATAACTACATTAATTCCTGCCTGTTGAAGATCTGATTTTACTCTTTGAACTACATCAATAGTAATATTTTTTTCATAAATACCTGCCCGCATTGCACCGGGTTCCTGACCGCCATGCCCTGCATCAAGAACAATTTCCCTTTTAGAAGTTGCTTTCCAAGTTGAGACAGGAATAATATCTTTAAGCGTAATTTCAAGGACTCTTCCGTCAAGACTAAGTTTTGACTCTACTTTTGTAGTTCTGTTTAAAGGAAAGAGCCATCTTGAACCGTTAGGATATCTGTCAATATCGTCAAAACTGACTCCATGAAACTGCCCTGTCTTCGGAAGGGCAAAAACGATTTCTTTTTTAGGCTGTCTAAGGTTATAGAGGTTAATAGCCAACATTTCAGGGGAATTATAATGTTTTAAATTATGAATTAGCGGTCTTGCAGAAGTAATAACGATTTTTGTTGTTTTTTTGTCCTGTTTAATAACTTTCAAATCCTGAATTTCTCCGAACGAGTCACTGTCAGGGAATTCCAGAAAACTAACTTCGTTTTCGGGAGCAATTAAAAGAGACTGCATATCAGGAGAAATTATTGTCTTATAAGCATCAGGATTTTTTGTTTCGATGACAACTCTGACCGTATTATTGTCAAATTGACCTATCCTTATGAAATCACCGTTTTTAAGACTTATAGGCTGAAGTATTTCATCGGAAGTTACAACGCTGTCCGGTATATCAAAAGCGATTCTTTTTAAGTTTGCGCTTATTTTGCTTGATGGCAAAGCCCTGTTTTCTGTTTTCACGCCCGTTTCACTTGAACCTTCAAGCAGCATAGGCTCTGTTATGGACAAAATACCCGTGCCTGAAATAATTACACGATTACCAAAATGCTTAACTTTTTTCAAAACAACATTATGGTCGATTTTATCCTGCAAACTTTTTATGAGAATTTCTTTTTCCTGCGCTGTAGAATCTTTTGATTTGCTAATTTTGCTTATATCAAGGTTTATGGGTAATGTATAATTTTCCGGAGCTTCCTGAATCGTTTTATCAAAAGATTCAGCAGCATCTCTATCTTTATACAGAGGACTATCGGAAATATTCGCGGGTGTTATTTCATTTAAGTCAAACAAAATAGTATTTTTGCTTTTACTTACTTTAATTGTCTTTAACATATCAGGCGAATCAGTAGTTAAAACCAGTCTCACCCGATCAGGTTCAGAAGAAAATTGAGCAATTCTTAAATCTTTAATTTTTTCATTGTTTAATTTTATACTTTTTTTTGTGCCTAGAAGCATTGCATTATCAACATCTACAACAAGCCTATCAGGATTTGAAAGCTTTGTTGTTTTAAAGGCAATATCCTGACTTCCTGTTCCTGCAACTATTATTAGCTTTCCTGCCGTATCAGGAACTACTTGTTTAATAACAAATTGATTTTTTGCGCTCACACCGGTACAAAGACAAAGGCTTATAAGCAAAAAAACAGAAAGCATTAATCTATATAAAAGCTCTGCTACTCTTCTCTTCATATAACCCCTTCTTTAAGAAAAAATGAATTTTCAATCTCAATACTAAAATAAATTTTGTTTACGGAAAACAATATAACTATTATCTAACATTTTTTAATTTCCGTCATGTATTTTTATATTTATAAATGTGTCAAAATTTTAGTAAATATTAATATTATTTTTGCTTATTCAGAACGACTTGTTTATAATGTTTCTGGCAATATGATAATACCTTATACAAGAAACTTATTAAAAATATATAGAATACAAATGATACTAAAATAAAATAGACATTTTGAATTGTAGAAAAGAAGAGAAATAAAGAAGAGGAGTACTAAAATGACATCAAAAAACTTTTTATTTACATCAGAATCTGTAACCGAAGGGCATCCTGATAAAGTATGCGATCAAATATCAGATGCTATACTTGACGCTTTTCTTTCTAAAGATCCTAAAGCCAGAGTAGCAGCAGAAACATCCGTTACAACAGGAATGGTTCTTGTGGCAGGAGAAATTACTTCTGATTGTTACGTAGACATCCCAAAAGTAGTTAGACAAACAGTAGAACATATCGGATACGTCGGTAAATCAGGCGGCGGATTTGATGCTTATACATGTGCTGTTTTGACAAGTATTGATGAACAGTCTTCCGATATTGCAGGCGGAGTTAACGAAGCACTTGAAACTCGCAGTGAATGTGCTTGTAACTTAGGCGAAACAGAAGAACTGGGCGCAGGAGATCAAGGTATAATGTTTGGTTTTGCTTGTGACGAAACTCCTGAATTAATGCCGCTTCCTATCAGTCTTGCACACAGACTTG
Protein-coding sequences here:
- a CDS encoding N-acetylmuramoyl-L-alanine amidase, producing MKRRVAELLYRLMLSVFLLISLCLCTGVSAKNQFVIKQVVPDTAGKLIIVAGTGSQDIAFKTTKLSNPDRLVVDVDNAMLLGTKKSIKLNNEKIKDLRIAQFSSEPDRVRLVLTTDSPDMLKTIKVSKSKNTILFDLNEITPANISDSPLYKDRDAAESFDKTIQEAPENYTLPINLDISKISKSKDSTAQEKEILIKSLQDKIDHNVVLKKVKHFGNRVIISGTGILSITEPMLLEGSSETGVKTENRALPSSKISANLKRIAFDIPDSVVTSDEILQPISLKNGDFIRIGQFDNNTVRVVIETKNPDAYKTIISPDMQSLLIAPENEVSFLEFPDSDSFGEIQDLKVIKQDKKTTKIVITSARPLIHNLKHYNSPEMLAINLYNLRQPKKEIVFALPKTGQFHGVSFDDIDRYPNGSRWLFPLNRTTKVESKLSLDGRVLEITLKDIIPVSTWKATSKREIVLDAGHGGQEPGAMRAGIYEKNITIDVVQRVKSDLQQAGINVVMTREGDETVSLKQRTIITNTEIPDAFVSIHINSSESPSARGLETYYYTPQSKELAQIVHSKLVSSINSPDRGIKTARFYVIRNTEVPAILAEIGYISNDAERCSLLTDERKDETARAIADGILNYLKSKN